From Hydrogenispora ethanolica, the proteins below share one genomic window:
- the flgG gene encoding flagellar basal-body rod protein FlgG → MIRALWTAGTGMNAQQLNIDTIANNLSNVNTTGFKKMRAEFQDLLYQTMREPGSSSYQGVQIPTGLQIGLGVRTVATTKIFTQGDYLQSDNSLDMLIQGQGFFQVEMPDGTAAYTRNGSFKVDGDGRVVTSEGYVLQPEITIPAGVKTIDVGSDGTVSVTLSDETAAQEVGRIDLVTFINPAGLTNRGNGLYQQSGASGEPVTVTPGSDGAGTIVQGYLEMSNVKVVEEMINMIVAQRAYEVNSKAIQASDEMLQTANNLRR, encoded by the coding sequence ATGATTCGTGCTTTATGGACCGCTGGGACCGGGATGAACGCCCAGCAACTGAATATCGACACCATCGCCAACAATCTCTCGAATGTCAATACCACCGGTTTTAAAAAGATGCGGGCCGAGTTTCAAGACTTGCTCTATCAGACCATGCGCGAACCGGGCAGTTCGTCCTATCAGGGAGTGCAGATCCCGACCGGACTCCAGATAGGTTTGGGTGTCCGCACGGTGGCCACCACCAAGATCTTTACGCAGGGCGATTATTTGCAATCCGACAATTCGCTGGATATGCTCATTCAGGGCCAGGGCTTTTTCCAGGTGGAGATGCCCGACGGCACCGCCGCCTATACCCGCAACGGCTCTTTTAAGGTCGACGGCGACGGCCGGGTCGTCACCTCCGAAGGCTATGTGCTGCAGCCGGAGATCACGATTCCGGCGGGCGTGAAGACCATCGATGTCGGCAGCGACGGCACGGTCTCGGTTACCTTGAGCGACGAGACGGCGGCGCAAGAGGTCGGCAGGATCGACCTGGTAACTTTCATCAACCCGGCCGGACTCACCAATCGCGGCAATGGCTTATACCAGCAGAGCGGCGCTTCGGGAGAACCGGTGACAGTGACTCCGGGGTCGGACGGCGCCGGCACCATTGTCCAGGGTTATCTGGAGATGTCCAATGTCAAAGTGGTGGAAGAAATGATCAATATGATCGTCGCCCAACGTGCTTATGAAGTGAATTCCAAGGCGATCCAGGCTTCCGATGAGATGCTGCAGACCGCCAATAATCTGAGGCGTTAA
- the flgA gene encoding flagellar basal body P-ring formation chaperone FlgA — MMKLWQRFLGIGLAVLIALGNGAAAAEGLTVTIPEQVTVNGPRIGLGDIGTFSGGTPAEYQILAQMALGPAPQPGQSRVFAKKYLDFQIKQLPLKEPVRLEMSETVTIQVAAVCITKDAIAAEVGKLLPAKPGVTRWIELNNLPDSIWLNPGDWRIGAVPVGKLPDFGKVLFQVTLENGSERKVINVSGRIRAKARVYKLVHHLPKFTPLQPEDLEPVEMELTFGDEFCEDWEGWRTSKPVRAGRILRAADLQRVPLVAKDHPVRVTVKNAGVEIVIAGIALADGWSGDSIPVVNPSSKTKFRAKVSGPGATEVIILE, encoded by the coding sequence ATGATGAAGCTTTGGCAACGGTTCTTAGGAATCGGGCTGGCCGTTTTGATCGCTCTGGGGAACGGTGCCGCCGCCGCCGAGGGTCTCACGGTCACCATTCCCGAGCAGGTGACGGTGAACGGCCCGCGGATTGGCTTGGGAGACATTGGAACGTTTAGCGGGGGAACGCCCGCCGAGTACCAAATCCTTGCCCAGATGGCGTTGGGTCCGGCGCCTCAGCCGGGGCAATCACGGGTTTTTGCCAAAAAATATCTTGATTTTCAGATTAAACAGCTTCCTTTGAAAGAACCGGTACGCCTGGAAATGAGCGAGACCGTCACGATTCAAGTGGCGGCCGTTTGTATTACCAAGGACGCCATTGCGGCGGAGGTGGGAAAGCTGCTTCCGGCGAAACCGGGAGTGACCCGCTGGATCGAGTTGAATAACCTCCCGGATTCGATCTGGCTGAATCCGGGCGATTGGCGGATCGGAGCGGTTCCGGTGGGGAAGTTGCCCGACTTCGGCAAGGTGCTGTTCCAAGTCACTTTGGAGAACGGTTCCGAACGGAAGGTTATCAACGTCAGCGGCCGGATCCGGGCCAAGGCCAGAGTGTATAAACTCGTGCACCATCTGCCGAAATTCACCCCGCTGCAGCCGGAGGATCTGGAACCGGTCGAAATGGAATTGACTTTCGGCGATGAATTTTGCGAAGACTGGGAAGGATGGCGGACCAGCAAACCGGTGCGCGCCGGCAGAATTCTCCGCGCCGCCGATCTGCAGCGGGTCCCGCTGGTGGCGAAAGACCATCCGGTGCGAGTCACGGTCAAGAACGCCGGCGTCGAGATCGTCATCGCCGGGATCGCTTTGGCGGACGGCTGGAGCGGCGATTCGATCCCGGTCGTCAATCCTTCCAGTAAAACTAAGTTCCGGGCCAAAGTAAGCGGGCCCGGCGCAACAGAGGTGATCATCCTTGAGTAG
- a CDS encoding flagellar basal body L-ring protein FlgH — MSRTRKMLLGVVLAVIGLMAMPMAAAADSLWSDRNVSPFSGKRIAYKAGDLLTVVIVESASATQKAESNNGESGSVSASGSGSMGKLLPALGTDWKSSSDGKGTTTRGGTITAKITVTVLEVNPEGLLTIEGRQMIKVNKEEQILKITGTVRPEDIASDNTIYSTYIANAAIEYQGSGTVGDTQGTGILTRIFHWIF, encoded by the coding sequence TTGAGTAGGACCAGAAAGATGCTGCTGGGTGTGGTTCTGGCAGTGATTGGGCTGATGGCCATGCCCATGGCGGCGGCTGCCGATTCGCTCTGGTCGGATCGGAATGTCTCGCCTTTCAGCGGCAAACGGATCGCCTATAAAGCCGGCGATTTATTAACCGTGGTCATTGTGGAATCAGCCTCGGCGACCCAAAAGGCCGAGTCCAACAACGGCGAATCGGGATCGGTCAGCGCCTCCGGCAGCGGAAGCATGGGAAAGCTCCTGCCGGCACTCGGCACCGACTGGAAATCCAGTTCCGACGGGAAAGGGACCACGACCCGCGGCGGTACGATTACCGCCAAGATTACCGTCACGGTTCTGGAGGTCAATCCGGAGGGTTTATTGACCATCGAAGGCCGCCAGATGATTAAAGTCAACAAAGAAGAGCAGATCTTGAAGATCACCGGTACCGTCAGGCCGGAGGACATCGCCAGCGATAATACGATCTATTCAACCTATATTGCGAACGCGGCCATCGAATACCAAGGCAGCGGCACGGTGGGCGATACGCAGGGGACCGGGATTCTCACCAGGATCTTTCATTGGATATTCTAG
- a CDS encoding flagellar basal body P-ring protein FlgI produces MLKKLIGLIFTAMILGTGLFPALAAAEENPVIITRIKDIARLEGVRSNQLTGMGLVVGLNGTGDSSKSNAQLVANTVLKWGIQLSVSDLKVKNIAAVFLTATLPPYTRSGDSLTVQVASFGDAKSLQGGVLLQSPLTGADGKVYAVAQGPVYLGGYLAGTKGASQQKNVTTVGVIPSGAIVERIVPMAFSVQGKLRWVLSNPDFTTATRLAGTINDMLNSTTARAVDMGMVEVDIPEERTQDPVAFISEIENLPVTPDGLAKVIINERTGTVIVGDKVKIAPVAVTHRNITVKITATPKVSQPNPLSGGQTQVVQEKAVEVNEEQGRLILMPAGTNIGTIVRSLNAVGTTPQDIIAVIVAIKEAGALYGTLEFM; encoded by the coding sequence ATGTTGAAGAAGCTGATCGGTCTGATCTTCACCGCAATGATTCTGGGAACGGGCCTCTTTCCGGCGCTGGCCGCCGCGGAGGAGAATCCGGTCATTATTACCCGGATCAAGGATATCGCCCGGCTGGAAGGCGTACGCAGCAATCAGCTGACCGGAATGGGACTGGTGGTCGGACTCAACGGCACGGGCGACTCCAGCAAATCCAATGCCCAGCTGGTGGCCAACACCGTTTTGAAATGGGGCATTCAACTATCGGTCAGCGATTTGAAGGTTAAAAACATCGCAGCCGTTTTCCTGACTGCGACGCTCCCTCCCTACACCCGTTCGGGGGATTCGCTCACGGTGCAAGTGGCTTCCTTCGGTGACGCTAAGAGCCTGCAAGGCGGAGTGCTGTTGCAATCGCCGCTCACCGGCGCCGACGGCAAAGTGTACGCGGTGGCCCAAGGGCCGGTCTATCTCGGCGGTTACCTGGCGGGGACTAAAGGCGCCAGCCAGCAGAAGAATGTCACGACGGTGGGCGTGATTCCGTCCGGCGCCATCGTGGAACGGATCGTTCCGATGGCCTTCAGCGTCCAGGGCAAATTGCGCTGGGTGCTCAGCAATCCCGATTTTACCACTGCCACCCGCCTGGCCGGGACCATCAACGATATGCTGAATTCCACTACGGCCCGGGCCGTGGACATGGGAATGGTCGAAGTGGACATCCCCGAGGAGCGGACCCAGGATCCGGTCGCCTTTATCTCGGAGATCGAAAACCTGCCGGTGACCCCCGACGGCCTGGCGAAAGTGATCATCAATGAGCGGACCGGAACGGTGATCGTCGGCGACAAAGTGAAGATTGCCCCGGTGGCGGTCACTCACCGCAATATCACCGTGAAGATCACCGCGACTCCCAAGGTATCGCAGCCGAATCCCCTGTCGGGCGGTCAGACCCAGGTGGTCCAGGAGAAGGCGGTGGAGGTCAACGAGGAGCAAGGCCGCCTGATTCTGATGCCGGCCGGGACCAACATCGGGACCATCGTCCGTTCGCTGAACGCGGTGGGAACCACTCCCCAGGACATTATCGCGGTGATTGTGGCGATCAAGGAAGCCGGCGCATTGTATGGAACGTTAGAATTTATGTAA
- a CDS encoding rod-binding protein, translated as MSSIQNPLSVSLNTPQWQRGLDPEQRKLAKACSDFETVLVKQMLEAMQGSTPLFGKGFGGEYFQSLFQEELSKEISVNGLGVGKMMFEQLNQAQNSKKAK; from the coding sequence ATGAGCTCAATTCAAAACCCCCTTTCCGTCTCCCTCAATACCCCCCAATGGCAACGGGGCCTGGACCCCGAGCAGCGCAAGCTGGCCAAAGCCTGTTCCGATTTTGAAACGGTCCTGGTCAAGCAGATGCTCGAAGCGATGCAGGGTTCCACGCCGCTATTTGGCAAAGGCTTCGGCGGCGAATATTTTCAAAGTTTATTCCAGGAGGAACTTTCGAAAGAAATTTCCGTTAATGGATTAGGAGTCGGCAAGATGATGTTCGAGCAACTCAACCAGGCTCAAAATTCAAAAAAAGCCAAATAA
- a CDS encoding class I SAM-dependent methyltransferase, whose translation MSEHYYSSQPTSGHQIQEFTATLRGVSLRLRTDAGVFSKNRLDSGTALLIEALPLSPDLRSVFDLGCGYGPIGLTVAKLLPQAAVAMSDINQRATELAAHNAAANGITNVTIRTGEGFTPFAGLRFDLIVTNPPIRAGKQVIYPLVEQALHALNPGGSFVAVILTRQGAKSLERKMADVFGNVRELEKGGGYRVVQSVKTGAELPGSPAGPASPPKLEE comes from the coding sequence ATGTCCGAACATTATTATTCATCCCAACCCACTTCCGGCCATCAGATCCAGGAGTTCACGGCCACGCTCCGCGGCGTCAGCCTGCGGCTGCGGACCGATGCCGGCGTCTTCTCCAAGAACCGGCTCGATAGTGGGACCGCGTTGCTCATCGAGGCATTGCCCCTGAGCCCCGACTTGCGTTCCGTATTCGACCTGGGCTGCGGGTATGGTCCCATCGGCCTGACCGTGGCCAAGCTGCTGCCGCAGGCGGCGGTGGCGATGAGCGACATTAACCAGCGCGCCACCGAGCTGGCCGCCCATAATGCGGCTGCCAACGGCATCACCAATGTGACGATCCGGACCGGCGAAGGATTCACGCCCTTTGCGGGGCTCCGCTTTGACCTGATCGTGACCAACCCGCCGATCCGCGCCGGCAAACAGGTGATTTACCCCCTGGTCGAACAGGCGTTGCACGCCTTGAATCCCGGCGGCTCCTTCGTGGCGGTGATCCTGACCCGGCAGGGCGCCAAGAGCCTGGAACGGAAGATGGCCGACGTTTTCGGAAACGTGCGCGAGCTCGAAAAGGGCGGCGGCTACCGGGTGGTGCAAAGCGTCAAAACCGGGGCGGAGCTTCCCGGGAGCCCGGCCGGCCCCGCCTCTCCTCCCAAACTGGAAGAATAG
- a CDS encoding glycogen synthase, with amino-acid sequence MSDGPLKILLLSAEVVPFAKTGGLADVAGALPKALKELGHDVRVAMPRYGFIDKNKFNLQERLIGLTVPMNGGSDTASVYEGKIGADVPVYMIDNPKYFDREGIYMYPDDADRFVFFSRGAMEMLKRLDWAPDILHCNDWHTAIVPNWLKSIYKDDPFFARTASIYTIHNLAYQGVFGYRVLEIAGVDKYQFMVPPGVSPENQINMMGRGIFFADLVNTVSDTYAQEILTSEYGEGYDWLLRERRDRLYGIVNGIDYESNNPAADPHIFHHYDLQHAEDKLHNKLALQKESGLAQEPHTPLIGMISRLSDQKGFDLIGHVIEAMMANLNFQFILLGTGAEHYHNLFHSIQERFPSRSAVYLTFNSALAQKIYAASDLFLMPSRFEPCGLGQLIALRYGSIPIVRETGGLKDTVQNYDPQTSNGNGFTFRQYDALAMYTAIVRAIETYHYPEVWKTLIQRAMSADFSWRVSAAKYIDLYHRALALRADHPVPDQYANVPG; translated from the coding sequence ATGAGCGATGGCCCTTTAAAGATTCTGTTACTCTCGGCCGAGGTGGTTCCGTTCGCCAAGACCGGGGGCTTGGCGGATGTCGCCGGGGCGCTTCCCAAGGCGCTGAAGGAACTCGGCCACGACGTGCGGGTGGCGATGCCGCGCTACGGCTTTATTGACAAAAACAAATTCAATCTGCAGGAACGGTTGATCGGACTGACGGTGCCCATGAACGGCGGTTCCGATACCGCCTCCGTTTACGAAGGCAAGATCGGCGCCGACGTTCCGGTCTATATGATCGATAATCCCAAGTATTTCGACCGCGAGGGCATTTATATGTATCCGGACGATGCCGACCGCTTCGTCTTCTTCTCGCGGGGGGCCATGGAGATGCTGAAACGGCTCGACTGGGCCCCCGACATCCTGCATTGCAATGACTGGCATACCGCCATCGTTCCCAACTGGCTCAAATCGATCTATAAGGATGACCCCTTCTTCGCCAGGACCGCCTCGATTTACACCATTCACAACCTGGCGTACCAGGGCGTCTTCGGCTACCGGGTGCTGGAGATCGCCGGCGTTGACAAGTATCAGTTCATGGTGCCGCCCGGGGTGTCGCCGGAGAACCAGATCAACATGATGGGCCGGGGCATCTTCTTCGCCGATCTGGTCAATACCGTCAGCGATACCTATGCCCAGGAGATCCTGACCTCCGAATACGGCGAGGGCTACGACTGGCTGCTGCGGGAGCGGCGCGACCGCTTATACGGGATCGTCAACGGCATCGACTACGAGTCCAACAACCCGGCGGCCGATCCCCATATCTTCCACCATTATGACCTGCAGCACGCCGAGGATAAGCTCCACAACAAGCTGGCGCTGCAGAAAGAGTCCGGCCTGGCGCAGGAGCCGCATACGCCGCTCATCGGGATGATCTCGCGGTTGTCGGATCAAAAGGGCTTCGACCTCATCGGGCACGTCATCGAAGCGATGATGGCCAACCTGAATTTCCAGTTCATCTTGCTCGGCACCGGCGCCGAACATTACCATAACCTGTTCCATTCGATCCAGGAACGTTTCCCGAGCCGCTCCGCGGTCTATCTGACTTTCAACTCGGCGTTGGCCCAGAAGATTTACGCCGCCTCCGACCTGTTCCTGATGCCGTCCAGGTTTGAGCCTTGCGGGCTGGGGCAACTCATCGCCCTGCGTTACGGGAGCATCCCGATCGTCCGGGAGACCGGCGGTTTGAAAGATACGGTCCAGAATTACGATCCGCAGACCAGCAACGGCAACGGCTTTACCTTCCGTCAGTATGACGCCCTGGCGATGTATACCGCCATCGTCCGCGCCATCGAAACCTACCATTACCCCGAGGTCTGGAAGACCCTGATCCAGCGGGCGATGAGCGCCGACTTTTCCTGGCGGGTCTCGGCCGCCAAATATATCGATCTCTATCACCGCGCGTTGGCGCTCCGGGCCGACCATCCGGTCCCCGACCAGTACGCCAACGTGCCCGGATAA
- a CDS encoding sensor histidine kinase, whose protein sequence is MPERWWRMVVPGLAVAGHLFAWIQFQYRIDALPLPEAWRSQFVFLLLFSLAFALALSFCRRLLFTWLLLSGQALLLTVIGLPFGDYLGVEVTLLAAFIIEAIFYTPWWQGAAAAAGLTGIAVGLQQLPITAWGARLSVASAHDQLAFAVYAGLLIALALLLRLEKDAQSGTATQNRSLHDATLQLSQINMQLQEYAAMAEQESVLTERKRLAREIHDTLAYTLTNLVMMMEAAMDMAGDPGAALRDHLQLSRDQAKAGLAEVRTTLQELRAVKPSETAGLPAIKQLVDTFVKATQMEVSLNFGNAPLRFGAEADWTAYRVVQEGLTNALRHGRASRVWISFAWVGAGISILIRDNGQGAAGLKEGYGLMGMRERLERLGGRMLVESKPGDGFLLSVWFPVKEGVE, encoded by the coding sequence ATGCCGGAACGTTGGTGGCGGATGGTGGTTCCCGGATTGGCGGTTGCCGGGCATCTGTTCGCCTGGATTCAGTTTCAATACCGGATCGACGCGCTGCCGTTGCCCGAAGCCTGGCGCAGCCAGTTTGTCTTCCTATTGCTCTTCTCGCTGGCGTTCGCCCTGGCGTTGTCCTTCTGCCGGCGGCTGCTCTTCACTTGGCTGCTCCTCTCCGGCCAGGCGCTGTTATTGACTGTCATCGGGCTGCCGTTCGGCGATTACTTGGGCGTCGAAGTGACGTTGCTGGCGGCATTCATCATCGAGGCCATCTTTTATACGCCGTGGTGGCAGGGGGCGGCGGCCGCCGCCGGTCTGACCGGCATCGCCGTCGGCCTGCAGCAATTGCCGATCACCGCCTGGGGCGCGCGGCTGTCGGTGGCGTCGGCTCACGATCAGTTGGCCTTCGCGGTCTATGCCGGCTTGCTCATCGCGCTGGCGCTGCTGTTGCGGCTGGAGAAAGACGCGCAGAGCGGGACGGCGACCCAGAACCGCAGCCTGCATGATGCGACGCTGCAACTCTCCCAGATCAATATGCAACTTCAGGAATACGCGGCCATGGCCGAGCAGGAATCGGTACTGACCGAGCGGAAGCGCCTGGCGCGGGAGATCCACGATACGCTGGCCTACACCCTGACCAACCTGGTGATGATGATGGAGGCGGCGATGGATATGGCGGGCGACCCGGGGGCGGCGCTCCGCGACCACCTGCAGCTCTCCCGGGATCAGGCCAAGGCCGGGCTGGCCGAGGTCCGGACCACCCTGCAGGAGTTGCGGGCGGTCAAGCCTTCGGAAACCGCAGGACTGCCCGCTATCAAGCAACTGGTGGATACCTTCGTCAAGGCCACCCAGATGGAGGTCTCGCTGAATTTCGGCAACGCGCCGCTGCGTTTCGGGGCGGAAGCCGACTGGACGGCCTACCGCGTGGTCCAGGAGGGACTGACCAACGCTCTGCGCCACGGCCGGGCCTCCCGGGTCTGGATCTCCTTCGCCTGGGTCGGTGCGGGGATCAGCATCCTGATCCGCGACAACGGCCAGGGCGCGGCGGGCCTCAAAGAAGGGTACGGCCTGATGGGCATGAGGGAGCGGCTGGAACGCCTGGGCGGCCGGATGCTGGTGGAGAGCAAGCCCGGCGACGGCTTCCTGTTGTCGGTATGGTTTCCGGTGAAAGAGGGAGTGGAATGA
- a CDS encoding response regulator, translated as MKRIRVLLVDDQKLFAESLRTVLETRARALEVVGVAANGREAVERVAETRPDIVLMDVRMPELNGVESTRAIKERFPATKVLMLTTFDDDEYVVEALHLGAAGYLLKDVPPAELIAAIEAVSEGGVLIAPQVASKLVEKLRQPPESKPPVLSEEKPAPHWLQQLSNREKEILQLIAAGLDNKEIAKRLYIGEQTVKNYVSIIYCKLDTHDRVQAARLALEAGLG; from the coding sequence ATGAAGAGAATCCGCGTTTTGCTGGTGGACGACCAGAAGCTCTTCGCCGAGAGTCTCCGGACCGTGCTGGAGACCCGGGCGCGGGCCCTGGAAGTGGTGGGCGTCGCGGCCAACGGCCGGGAGGCCGTGGAGCGGGTGGCGGAGACCCGGCCCGACATCGTCCTGATGGATGTGCGCATGCCCGAGCTGAACGGCGTCGAAAGCACCCGGGCCATCAAGGAGCGCTTCCCCGCCACCAAGGTGCTGATGCTGACGACCTTCGACGATGACGAATACGTGGTGGAAGCCCTGCATCTGGGCGCAGCCGGCTACCTGCTGAAGGATGTGCCGCCGGCCGAGCTGATCGCGGCCATCGAGGCGGTCTCCGAGGGCGGGGTGCTGATCGCGCCCCAGGTCGCCAGCAAGCTTGTGGAGAAGCTGCGCCAGCCGCCGGAGTCGAAACCCCCGGTCCTTTCCGAGGAGAAGCCGGCCCCCCATTGGCTGCAGCAGTTGAGCAACAGGGAGAAGGAGATCCTGCAGCTAATCGCCGCCGGCCTCGACAACAAGGAGATCGCCAAGCGTTTGTACATCGGCGAGCAGACGGTGAAAAACTATGTCAGCATCATCTACTGCAAGCTGGATACCCACGACCGGGTCCAGGCGGCGCGGCTGGCGCTGGAGGCGGGATTGGGCTGA
- a CDS encoding ABC transporter substrate-binding protein, giving the protein MLRTKQNRWRTGLGLAMLLAVALLVNLPVSQAENVTLRFVAANHPFYDVIKPLLPEFEKQTGIKVRAENYEENQLTPKLTVEFTSNASTIDVFMTRPLQEGKLFSRNKWYEPLNRYINDRKKTPARWGWSDFPKSAVQAVTHQGSIGAVPIVTEWQVVFYRKDLFQQAKLKAPKTLEELEAAAAKLNNPAGEFYGIVSRGQRGAAVTQFSSYLYNFGGDFIKDGKCVIDSPEAVKAFKYYGKLLKNYGPPGVTNMSWPQAQALFASGKVAMWTDASVLIAGLLDEKSKVADKIGVALFPAGPAGNHPFMIVPWSLAIPAQSRNKEAAWKFVQWAASKEIAKKAQLAGLTMARNSVWTDKEVLAKIQPDLALTAKQTGPIATPYDRPLMTAVVEARDIIGDVIVKAIETGGNADIESLAKAAAKGVDALLDKAGEGK; this is encoded by the coding sequence ATGCTTCGAACCAAACAAAACCGTTGGCGGACCGGACTGGGACTGGCAATGCTCCTGGCTGTGGCGCTCCTGGTCAATCTGCCGGTCTCACAGGCGGAGAATGTGACGTTGCGTTTTGTCGCCGCCAACCATCCGTTCTATGACGTGATCAAGCCATTGCTGCCGGAGTTCGAGAAGCAGACCGGGATCAAGGTGCGGGCCGAAAACTACGAGGAGAATCAATTGACGCCGAAGCTGACCGTCGAATTTACCTCCAACGCTTCGACCATCGATGTCTTCATGACCCGGCCGCTCCAGGAGGGGAAACTCTTCAGCCGCAACAAATGGTATGAGCCGTTGAACCGGTACATCAACGACCGCAAGAAGACCCCGGCCCGCTGGGGCTGGTCCGACTTCCCCAAATCGGCGGTGCAGGCCGTCACCCATCAGGGGAGCATCGGGGCCGTACCGATCGTCACCGAGTGGCAAGTGGTCTTCTACCGAAAAGACCTCTTCCAGCAGGCTAAGCTGAAAGCCCCGAAGACCCTGGAAGAACTGGAGGCTGCCGCCGCCAAATTGAACAACCCCGCCGGCGAGTTTTACGGGATCGTCTCGCGCGGCCAGCGCGGCGCCGCGGTCACCCAGTTCTCCAGTTACCTTTATAATTTCGGCGGCGACTTCATCAAAGACGGCAAATGCGTGATCGACTCGCCCGAAGCCGTCAAGGCGTTCAAGTATTACGGCAAGTTGCTGAAGAACTACGGACCGCCCGGCGTCACCAACATGAGCTGGCCGCAGGCCCAAGCCCTCTTCGCCAGCGGCAAGGTGGCGATGTGGACCGACGCCAGCGTGCTCATTGCCGGGCTGCTGGATGAGAAGTCCAAAGTCGCCGACAAGATCGGCGTGGCGCTCTTCCCGGCCGGTCCCGCCGGCAATCACCCCTTCATGATCGTGCCCTGGTCCCTGGCGATTCCGGCCCAATCCCGCAACAAGGAAGCGGCCTGGAAGTTCGTGCAGTGGGCCGCCAGCAAGGAGATTGCCAAAAAGGCGCAGTTGGCCGGTTTGACCATGGCCCGCAATTCGGTCTGGACCGATAAGGAAGTGCTGGCCAAGATCCAGCCGGACCTGGCGCTCACCGCCAAGCAGACCGGGCCCATCGCCACCCCCTATGACCGGCCGCTGATGACAGCGGTGGTCGAGGCCCGCGACATCATCGGCGACGTCATCGTCAAGGCCATCGAGACCGGCGGCAACGCCGACATCGAAAGCCTGGCCAAGGCCGCGGCCAAAGGGGTCGACGCTTTGCTCGACAAAGCCGGCGAAGGCAAGTAA
- a CDS encoding carbohydrate ABC transporter permease, with translation MNINRFVERNLRWIFPLPAATFIILMLVFPVLYTFYVSLTNWDMISSGAVSFVGLDNYLAMLKEPRFYNAIGLTFYFTLLAVGLETVFGVIIALILNREFRGKNLVKFILLLPLVATPVAIGLSWTLFYEPTIGLANYALKLLGIPGLKWLASNATVIPSLALVDIWQWTPMISLIVLAGLAGLPQDPYEAAIVDGARPLQVVRHITLPLLRPTILIAVALRSIDALKTFDIIYVMTSGGPGFASETLNIYAYSLSFGYFRFGAASASLVALFAIVLGCCVILLKMRKSQEL, from the coding sequence ATGAATATCAATCGCTTCGTCGAACGCAACTTGCGCTGGATCTTTCCGTTGCCGGCCGCGACTTTTATCATCCTGATGCTGGTCTTTCCGGTGTTGTACACCTTTTATGTCAGCCTGACCAACTGGGATATGATCTCCAGCGGCGCGGTCAGCTTTGTCGGCCTCGACAATTATCTGGCCATGCTGAAGGAGCCGCGCTTTTATAACGCCATCGGTCTGACGTTTTACTTCACCCTGCTGGCGGTGGGGCTGGAGACGGTTTTCGGCGTGATTATCGCGCTGATTCTGAACCGCGAATTCCGCGGCAAGAACCTGGTGAAATTCATTTTGCTGCTGCCTCTGGTGGCCACGCCCGTCGCCATCGGGCTCTCCTGGACCCTGTTTTACGAGCCCACCATCGGCCTAGCCAATTACGCCCTGAAACTGCTGGGGATCCCCGGCCTCAAATGGCTGGCCTCCAACGCGACGGTCATCCCGTCCCTGGCCCTGGTGGATATCTGGCAGTGGACCCCGATGATCTCGTTGATCGTCCTGGCTGGCCTGGCCGGTTTGCCGCAAGACCCTTACGAGGCGGCCATCGTCGACGGCGCCCGGCCGCTCCAGGTGGTCCGGCACATCACCCTGCCGCTGCTGCGGCCGACCATCCTGATCGCGGTGGCCCTGCGCAGCATCGACGCGCTGAAGACTTTTGACATCATCTACGTAATGACCTCGGGCGGACCCGGCTTCGCCTCCGAGACGCTGAATATTTACGCCTACAGTCTGAGTTTCGGCTATTTCCGCTTCGGCGCCGCCTCGGCGTCGCTGGTGGCCCTGTTTGCCATTGTCCTGGGTTGCTGCGTCATCCTGTTGAAAATGCGCAAGTCCCAGGAATTGTGA